The Oncorhynchus tshawytscha isolate Ot180627B linkage group LG20, Otsh_v2.0, whole genome shotgun sequence genome has a window encoding:
- the carm1l gene encoding histone-arginine methyltransferase CARM1 isoform X1 — protein METMERGSEVTCFSINLFTVNEDQVQGEIQVAKQRQHQGLSLQLSTGLEETELTIQDGDGVCVFKFTVTRETDCCRVGTQSFLITVGCLSVLLQFRTQSEFQEFHIQLRREEKSAERQQSVFDQRTEDSSALQYFQFYGCLSQQQNMLQDYLRTATYQKAILLNEMDFKDKIVLDVGSGSGILSFFAIQAGAKRVYAVEASPVAKFAEMLVKSNSLSDRIIVLAGKIEEVSCPEQVDVIISEPIGYMLLNERMLESYLHSRKWLKPKGMMFPTCSDMHLAPFTDEQLYIEHYGRSSFWHQTCFYGVNLSGLHSSAVDEFFKQPIVDTFEMSILMAKSVKHCINFMEAKEEDLHRMEIPFVFKLLQSGLIHGLAFWFDVAFIGSKMTVWLSTAPSEPLTHWYQVRCLFQTPLFGKVGQTLSGSVQFIANTRQSYDIHITAVVDQSGFKSGNSLDLKNPFFRYA, from the exons ATGGAGACCATGGAGAGGGGTTCAGAAGTGACCTGTTTTTCCATCAATCTGTTCACGGTGAATGAGGACCAGgtacagggagagatacaggtGGCTAAACAGAGGCAACACCAAGGCCTTTCTCTACAGTTGAGCACAGGGCTGGAGGAGACAGAGCTCACTATTCAGGATG GTGATGGGGTCTGTGTTTTCAAATTCACAGTCACCAGGGAAACAGACTGTTGTCGGGTGGGCACCCAATCTTTCCTCATAACCGTTGGCTGCCTGAGCGTTCTCTTGCAGTTCAGAACACAGAGTG AGTTTCAGGAGTTCCACATACagctgagaagagaagagaagtcaGCAGAAAGGCAACAATCCGTGTTTGACCAGAGAACTGAAGACTCCTCAGCCCTGCAGTACTTCCAG TTTTATGGCTGtctatcacaacaacagaatatgctgcaggattatttgaGGACAGCCACGTATCAAAAGGCCATCCTGCTAAACGAGATGGACTTCAAGGACAAG ATAGTACTTGATGTTGGCAGTGGATCAGGGATCCTGTCTTTCTTCGCCATCCAGGCAGGAGCGAAGAGGGTATATGCTGTGGAGGCCAGCCCTGTAGCCAAATTTGCAGAG ATGCTTGTAAAGAGCAATAGTCTGTCAGATAGGATCATAGTCCTGGCTGGAAAGATTGAGGAGGTGTCGTGCCCTGAGCAGGTGGACGTGATCATCTCAGAGCCCATTGGCTACATGCTGCTGAACGAGAGGATGCTGGAGAGCTACCTCCACTCCAGGAAGTGGCTTAAACCCAAGG GTATGATGTTCCCAACCTGTAGTGACATGCACCTCGCTCCCTTCACTGATGAGCAGCTCTACATCGAGCACTATGGACGCTCTAGCTTCTG GCACCAGACCTGTTTCTATGGGGTTAACCTGAGTGGTCTTCACAGTTCTGCAGTTGATGAGTTTTTCAAACAGCCCATAGTT GACACATTTGAGATGTCGATTCTAATGGCAAAATCTGTCAAGCACTGCATCAATTTCATGGAGGCGAAAGAAGAGGACTTACACAG GATGGAGATTCCATTTGTGTTTAAACTGCTCCAGTCTGGACTGATCCATGGGCTGGCCTTCTGGTTTGACGTAGCATTTATAGGATCCAA GATGACAGTGTGGCTGTCCACTGCTCCTAGTGAACCTCTGACTCACTGGTACCAGGTCCGCTGTCTCTTCCAGACCCCTCTGTTTGGCAAGGTGGGACAGACTCTGTCCGGATCTGTCCAGTTCATAGCCAACACAAG GCAGAGCTACGACATTCACATCACAGCAGTCGTTGATCAGTCAGGCTTCAAATCTGGCAACAGTTTGGATCTAAAGAACCCTTTCTTCAG GTATGCCTGA
- the carm1l gene encoding histone-arginine methyltransferase CARM1 isoform X2, translating to METMERGSEVTCFSINLFTVNEDQVQGEIQVAKQRQHQGLSLQLSTGLEETELTIQDGDGVCVFKFTVTRETDCCRVGTQSFLITVGCLSVLLQFRTQSEFQEFHIQLRREEKSAERQQSVFDQRTEDSSALQYFQFYGCLSQQQNMLQDYLRTATYQKAILLNEMDFKDKIVLDVGSGSGILSFFAIQAGAKRVYAVEASPVAKFAEMLVKSNSLSDRIIVLAGKIEEVSCPEQVDVIISEPIGYMLLNERMLESYLHSRKWLKPKGMMFPTCSDMHLAPFTDEQLYIEHYGRSSFWHQTCFYGVNLSGLHSSAVDEFFKQPIVDTFEMSILMAKSVKHCINFMEAKEEDLHRMEIPFVFKLLQSGLIHGLAFWFDVAFIGSKMTVWLSTAPSEPLTHWYQVRCLFQTPLFGKVGQTLSGSVQFIANTRQSYDIHITAVVDQSGFKSGNSLDLKNPFFR from the exons ATGGAGACCATGGAGAGGGGTTCAGAAGTGACCTGTTTTTCCATCAATCTGTTCACGGTGAATGAGGACCAGgtacagggagagatacaggtGGCTAAACAGAGGCAACACCAAGGCCTTTCTCTACAGTTGAGCACAGGGCTGGAGGAGACAGAGCTCACTATTCAGGATG GTGATGGGGTCTGTGTTTTCAAATTCACAGTCACCAGGGAAACAGACTGTTGTCGGGTGGGCACCCAATCTTTCCTCATAACCGTTGGCTGCCTGAGCGTTCTCTTGCAGTTCAGAACACAGAGTG AGTTTCAGGAGTTCCACATACagctgagaagagaagagaagtcaGCAGAAAGGCAACAATCCGTGTTTGACCAGAGAACTGAAGACTCCTCAGCCCTGCAGTACTTCCAG TTTTATGGCTGtctatcacaacaacagaatatgctgcaggattatttgaGGACAGCCACGTATCAAAAGGCCATCCTGCTAAACGAGATGGACTTCAAGGACAAG ATAGTACTTGATGTTGGCAGTGGATCAGGGATCCTGTCTTTCTTCGCCATCCAGGCAGGAGCGAAGAGGGTATATGCTGTGGAGGCCAGCCCTGTAGCCAAATTTGCAGAG ATGCTTGTAAAGAGCAATAGTCTGTCAGATAGGATCATAGTCCTGGCTGGAAAGATTGAGGAGGTGTCGTGCCCTGAGCAGGTGGACGTGATCATCTCAGAGCCCATTGGCTACATGCTGCTGAACGAGAGGATGCTGGAGAGCTACCTCCACTCCAGGAAGTGGCTTAAACCCAAGG GTATGATGTTCCCAACCTGTAGTGACATGCACCTCGCTCCCTTCACTGATGAGCAGCTCTACATCGAGCACTATGGACGCTCTAGCTTCTG GCACCAGACCTGTTTCTATGGGGTTAACCTGAGTGGTCTTCACAGTTCTGCAGTTGATGAGTTTTTCAAACAGCCCATAGTT GACACATTTGAGATGTCGATTCTAATGGCAAAATCTGTCAAGCACTGCATCAATTTCATGGAGGCGAAAGAAGAGGACTTACACAG GATGGAGATTCCATTTGTGTTTAAACTGCTCCAGTCTGGACTGATCCATGGGCTGGCCTTCTGGTTTGACGTAGCATTTATAGGATCCAA GATGACAGTGTGGCTGTCCACTGCTCCTAGTGAACCTCTGACTCACTGGTACCAGGTCCGCTGTCTCTTCCAGACCCCTCTGTTTGGCAAGGTGGGACAGACTCTGTCCGGATCTGTCCAGTTCATAGCCAACACAAG GCAGAGCTACGACATTCACATCACAGCAGTCGTTGATCAGTCAGGCTTCAAATCTGGCAACAGTTTGGATCTAAAGAACCCTTTCTTCAGGTGA